One segment of Pseudobythopirellula maris DNA contains the following:
- a CDS encoding tyrosine-type recombinase/integrase codes for MRGYPVTIDELALAYLDFARGYYVKNGRVTREAEIIGDMLRVLVRHHSGQAAEEFGPVKLKELRERMIDEADWCRKHVNRQVSRVTRLFKWAVANELIGPSVYQALTTVPGLKRGRTEARETGPVLPVDDAVVAKTLPHLPRIVADMVRLQRLTGMRPGEVCAVRPRDLDQSAEVWVYEPGEHKMEHHGTSRLVMIGPKAQKLLALYLNRHPSCPCFLGDETVRLSRR; via the coding sequence ATGCGTGGCTACCCCGTTACGATCGACGAGCTCGCCCTGGCGTACCTCGACTTCGCCCGCGGCTACTACGTCAAGAACGGCCGCGTCACGCGTGAGGCGGAGATCATCGGAGACATGCTCCGCGTCCTGGTCCGCCACCACAGCGGCCAGGCGGCCGAAGAATTCGGGCCGGTGAAGCTCAAAGAACTCCGCGAGCGGATGATCGACGAAGCCGATTGGTGCCGCAAGCACGTCAACCGGCAGGTCTCGCGGGTGACACGGTTGTTCAAATGGGCGGTCGCCAACGAGCTGATTGGGCCCTCGGTCTACCAGGCGCTCACCACGGTCCCCGGCCTCAAACGGGGACGCACCGAAGCCCGCGAGACCGGGCCCGTGCTGCCGGTCGACGACGCGGTGGTCGCGAAGACCCTCCCCCATCTGCCGCGGATCGTCGCCGACATGGTCCGCCTGCAGCGGCTCACCGGCATGCGGCCCGGTGAGGTCTGTGCAGTTCGCCCCCGCGACCTTGATCAATCAGCCGAGGTGTGGGTCTACGAGCCGGGCGAGCACAAGATGGAGCACCACGGCACGAGCCGGCTGGTGATGATCGGGCCCAAGGCCCAGAAACTGCTCGCCCTCTACCTCAATCGCCACCCAAGCTGCCCCTGCTTCCTGGGCGACGAGACGGTCAGGCTCTCCCGACGGTGA
- a CDS encoding TolC family protein, with product MRLVSRHARLLCQLIGVGLLSATLAWGQGVEQLLLTGRAPDAHALPQVEPLSHRALTLARLEELALSNNPTLAQVSARVQAARGEYLQVGLKPNPVVGYVANEIGNEGAAGQQGAFVSQQFITANKLGLNRRVAAKDVQRDQQLWAAQQQRVLTDVRIAFFRALVAQQRLETTRQLVELSDELVKRSDMLLESREGSRINLLQAKTEAQTIRLNQINAENQLDVAWRQLMTFVGVANLQRAPLAGDPAAAIPSLTWEGAVARLRAESPEVAVAAIGVERARWAVDRACAGRAPDITGQVAIQYDDATDDTVTSVQVGVPLQLFNRNQGNIAKAKAELRVARRNLQRVELDLANRLAAVFGAYEVARKQAEVYQTSVLPSATEALELVDAGFREGEVDYLTVLTTQRTYFQTSLAYLDTLQAVRETSAEIEGLLLTGSLKLP from the coding sequence ATGCGCCTGGTTTCTCGACACGCACGACTTCTTTGCCAACTGATCGGCGTCGGGTTGCTATCAGCGACGCTTGCGTGGGGTCAGGGGGTCGAGCAACTCCTGCTCACGGGCCGGGCTCCAGATGCACATGCTTTGCCACAAGTAGAGCCGCTTAGCCATCGAGCGTTGACACTCGCCAGGCTTGAAGAGCTTGCTCTGTCCAACAACCCCACCCTGGCTCAGGTTTCCGCGCGTGTGCAAGCGGCCCGCGGTGAGTACTTGCAGGTCGGTTTGAAGCCGAACCCGGTCGTCGGCTACGTCGCCAACGAGATCGGCAACGAGGGGGCGGCTGGCCAGCAGGGGGCCTTCGTCAGCCAACAGTTCATCACGGCGAACAAGCTCGGGCTGAACCGGCGGGTCGCGGCGAAGGACGTCCAGCGCGATCAGCAGCTCTGGGCGGCGCAGCAGCAGCGGGTGCTGACCGACGTGCGGATCGCCTTTTTTCGTGCGCTCGTCGCACAGCAGAGGCTCGAAACCACACGCCAACTGGTGGAACTGAGCGACGAGCTGGTGAAGCGTTCTGATATGTTGCTGGAGAGCCGCGAGGGGAGCCGCATCAACCTGCTGCAGGCGAAGACCGAAGCGCAGACGATCCGGCTCAACCAGATCAACGCCGAGAACCAGCTCGATGTCGCTTGGCGGCAGCTGATGACGTTTGTGGGCGTGGCGAACCTGCAACGAGCGCCGCTTGCCGGCGACCCGGCCGCCGCGATCCCCAGTCTCACCTGGGAAGGGGCGGTTGCGCGTCTGCGTGCGGAGAGTCCCGAGGTCGCGGTCGCCGCGATCGGAGTAGAACGCGCCCGGTGGGCGGTCGATCGGGCCTGCGCGGGGCGGGCGCCCGACATCACCGGTCAGGTGGCGATCCAGTACGACGACGCGACCGACGACACCGTGACCTCGGTGCAGGTGGGCGTGCCCCTGCAGCTGTTCAACCGGAACCAAGGCAACATCGCGAAAGCCAAGGCCGAGCTGCGTGTAGCGCGGCGCAACCTGCAGCGGGTCGAATTGGATCTCGCGAACCGCCTGGCGGCCGTGTTTGGCGCGTACGAAGTCGCTCGTAAACAGGCCGAAGTATATCAGACCAGCGTTCTGCCGAGCGCGACGGAAGCACTGGAGCTGGTCGATGCTGGCTTCCGGGAGGGGGAGGTCGACTACCTGACCGTGCTGACAACGCAGCGGACCTACTTCCAAACGAGTTTGGCGTACCTAGACACGCTTCAGGCGGTCCGCGAGACATCTGCCGAGATCGAGGGACTCCTGCTAACCGGCAGCCTGAAACTGCCGTAG
- a CDS encoding lamin tail domain-containing protein, whose translation MKKVSLLSYTSIFMLAIGTYANAGLFISEVVDATLPGGNPKFVEITNSANTDYTFTGGGIAIQSNANIDLVIDVDLTGVTITAGDSFVIQTTSNDGQNIFENTYGFPADLYSPGFFSNGDDRYILATADDGAGTPLATVIADIHGVLDTDGSGEPWEYTDGFAYRLPTVTDGNGGVFDISEWYHSGVNGLETGDDATELPLIQAQTTPGTHTFGVPEPSTALLALASIVCLSGTKRLRS comes from the coding sequence ATGAAGAAGGTTAGTTTACTGAGCTACACAAGCATTTTTATGTTGGCGATTGGAACTTACGCCAATGCGGGCCTTTTTATTTCTGAAGTCGTCGACGCGACACTTCCAGGCGGCAATCCTAAGTTTGTCGAAATCACGAATTCCGCGAACACCGACTATACCTTCACGGGTGGCGGTATTGCCATCCAGTCGAACGCAAACATCGATCTCGTAATCGATGTCGATCTGACCGGAGTCACAATCACGGCCGGGGACTCTTTCGTCATTCAAACCACCTCCAATGACGGGCAGAATATTTTCGAAAACACATACGGATTCCCGGCCGACCTCTATTCACCAGGATTCTTTAGTAATGGCGACGACCGTTATATTCTCGCCACTGCCGACGATGGAGCCGGGACTCCTCTTGCAACAGTGATTGCCGACATTCATGGCGTCCTCGATACAGATGGATCGGGTGAGCCCTGGGAATATACCGATGGCTTCGCCTACCGACTTCCAACGGTAACTGATGGCAACGGGGGTGTTTTCGATATCAGTGAATGGTACCACTCCGGAGTAAATGGCCTAGAAACGGGAGACGACGCTACTGAACTTCCACTAATCCAAGCTCAGACAACTCCAGGCACCCACACGTTTGGTGTTCCTGAGCCCTCCACCGCGCTACTCGCGCTGGCGAGCATTGTTTGCTTGTCCGGCACGAAGCGTCTGCGGTCGTAG
- a CDS encoding tyrosine-type recombinase/integrase, with amino-acid sequence MSRGKLEPYNVNAYRIAIHRACEKAGHAKWSPNQLRHSAATEVRKQFGLEAAQVICGHQSADVTQIYAERDVSLAKEVARKVG; translated from the coding sequence ATCAGCCGCGGCAAGCTGGAGCCTTACAACGTCAACGCCTACCGGATCGCGATCCACCGGGCCTGTGAGAAAGCGGGGCACGCGAAGTGGTCGCCGAACCAGCTCCGGCACTCGGCGGCCACGGAGGTCCGGAAGCAGTTCGGCCTCGAAGCGGCCCAGGTTATCTGCGGCCATCAATCGGCCGACGTGACCCAGATCTACGCCGAACGCGACGTGAGCCTTGCGAAAGAAGTCGCCAGGAAGGTGGGCTGA